The sequence below is a genomic window from Nicotiana tomentosiformis chromosome 6, ASM39032v3, whole genome shotgun sequence.
ACTCAGTCCTTGCCTTAGGAAAATTGATAGAAGATGGCTTTGTTTAAGGTCTTTCATAGTTAATGCAGGTGCATAATCTCTTCTTTTCTCCTCTTTTCTCAGTcttaaattttctatttattaAGTTAATTAATATGTCTGTAGTTctgatattaaaaaaaaaaaaaaattatccttTTTGTTCTTTGAAGAAATTGCTGAAATATTCATGGTGGATACAACTCCATTCGTACAAGATTATTTCACGAATCCTAAGGATCATACCTATGATTGGCGAGGTGTGATCCCTCCACACACATACACTGCAAACATATTAAAAGTAAGTTGAATTTAGGCTTTTCTTATATATATGGATTCTGAAGATaatattataaattttaaattatttgtttATAATTAGGATGTTGAAAAAGCATTGAGTGAATCAACGGCAAGATGGAAAATAGTAGTAGGTCATCACGCCATTAGAAGTGTTGGACATCATGGCGACACTCAAGTACTTGTGGATCGCCTTCTTCCTATGCTTAGGGTACATAACTTTTCTTTCTTCCCATTGCACCAatctcgatatatatatatacacacacagaaTCAAACTCTAAATCCTGAGTTCGCATCCATTCCACTAAATTTGGAATTGGTCAACTTCCACCCATCATTTCTGTGATAAGAAGTGCAAATTTAATTTCTTGCCGCGCGAGTTTTTAACTTTGATTTCTCTCGTTAAATTGTCAGGCATACAATGTTGATTTTTACATGAATGGACACGACCACTGCCTTGAACATATTAGCGACACCGAAAGGTAAGAGTAAAGTTCAAATCTTGCAATACTTTGATATTCAACACGTTTCTTTCCTCTTATTTTTGTGACGACGTATTTTGGTTGAAATTGCAGTCCTATTCAATTTTTAACAAGTGGGGCAGGGTCAAAGGCATGGAGAGGAGATGTGAAAGGATTAAATAGAGCAGACGTGAACTTTTTCCATGATGGACAAGGTTTCATGTCGGTACAGTTAACACCAACAGAGGCTAAGATCAAGTACTATGATGTTTTTGGTAGAGTGCTACATAGATGGAATAGGTCCAAGTTGCTTCACTCAGCTATTTAGTTTTTCGTTTACTTTTAAAACAACAAAGCTAATATTGGCTGTAAATTAAATACTCAAGTTATTAGATGTAGAAGAGAACAGATCTCACAAAACCAATTTAGTTTTGTGAGAGTAGTTTTCTCCGACTTTTAGGTCTCATTTGGTTTGATGTATTAGAGGAAATAATCATGGCGTAAAATTTGATATTGCTTTATTCATTTGATATTACGATATTGTTTTATACCTACTATAATATAAGTATGAAATAAAATAGATTTAACACCAAAACAACACACCCTTATATATTTTCCTAAAATTTATCGCCAACACCCATTAAATTTtactaaatttaaaaattaaaccaacccctggttacatttcatatcagcaatacatggcaccaacccctggATACATTCcgttttcagtaatacagggtgccaacccctggttacatttccttctcagtaatacagggtgccaacccctagttacatttcctctcagtaatacagggtgccaacccctgattATATTTCCTTCTCGGTAATACAAGGTGCCAACctctggttatatttccttttagtAACATAGGCtataccactccctagttgatttgaacTTAAatacagggtacaccactccctgatatctttattaatatagggtacaccattccaaAAAAAAATCATCTTCATGTTTTCCCAAAACACTGCTGAAATACCAGCGAAATTCCAGCAAAAACCAATCCAAAACCATGCTGAAAATAGTCCCAAAAACGTCATCtatcaacaacaaaaaatcaGCAATAAATCTTTGCTAAACATGCCCGAGAAACTGCCTGAATCAGCCCCAAAAATAACCCCCAAAAGCCAGCAAAAGTCTATTTTAACCCGCTGCCGAAACCGCTCTAAAACAGTCCAAAATACTCCAAACGATGCTGCCAAAAACCAACTGAAAAACCTAGTTGAAACAGCCCCCAAAACACCATTTAAACCGAGCTTCTCACCTCCAAAACACCATAAAAAAGTAGCTAAAATTTCTGAGTCGAGTTGAGGTCCGAGTGGAGTTCGAGAGGTGGGTCGTTAATGGTCTTGTTCGCTTTTGAATTTCAGAGCTGTAAAATATTGAAAGTTCAGATTCAAAACTTTGAGGTTCATTCCTGTTCTTAATCTTGATAAATgttgacattgatattctatattatGGATCATGTGCTTGAATGAAGTTTTATTCTCGTCCTCGTGTTAATATTTTTAGTtcaatgcctatatcactttttATCTCTATGTTGTTCTATTGTGGAATCATGTTGATATAGGTATTTATTTGTAAAAATATTTCCATCACCACATTGCATTAACGTAGCACGCTCTGGGAAGAGGAATTTCGGGCACATTGTTAAAGAATTTAGGCTAAGAGTTAACTTCTTTAGCTTCTATTTGTTGGGACCAAGTTTGATGAGTTATGGGGTCTAGTTTCAAACAAAAGATTTGGGCCAAATAAGATAAGTTCTGTAGAGGCCCAATACAATACAAAGACGTCCAATTTGATTTGTATGCTGGTCAATTTGTTTTCTCAAAGGACAAATGtagtaattttttttcaaaagtaataGCGTGCTAATAATCCTTTGTCATGACTGCgaattcgcttgcgtagcgctgttatgacaaaattaataaatttcgtttcgatcacgcattcgcttgcgtagtgtAGTTATGACATCTTATTATTCAAAATATTCTTGAATAATCAAGCATTAAAATcggataggtaaaacatgaaaatccaTTAAAACACAGTTTgttcaaaaataatataagccaaatatagtcaataaagcgaccgtgctagaactagAATAAATGGGAGGGGCCAACCGAGACGGGCTGaatatatacaaatattaaatttagaactcaGTCACTAACACTCGAGGTCGTTGGTACAGAATAGTTTGTTACAATTTGAGTCATATaaccagtggtggagccacaTTCAATCAAGGAGTGTCAATCGACACCTCTTCACCGCAAAATTACACTGTATTACtagataatattttttattttatgtatatttattatATGTAGACTCCCCTTAACTTTTCGATGTATCTAAATTTTTATACTTTGATACCCCTTGGTGAATATTCTGGTTCCGCCACTGCATATAACCACTGAACCAAGAATAGGGTGAGGAGGATTTGTTTTTTGGGTGAACAAATGGCGACCCTAACATTTAAATCTggtaaaataatttaaagttaaAGTGGTAAATGTTGGATTTTTTCTAGAGggtgtgaatgagaaatggaagagACACATTTTGAATTGCATCTCTTTATCTCACCCTTTCATTATCTATAAATTTAGAAGCTTAGCCTCATTTTTTATACatgaaaaatctgaaaatttcttccttcttctctATATTGTTGTATTGTTTTTCCAAATAAACaaagtgtcaagtgtgatttgcttCGTTTGTTGAGTTCGCCGAAGTTCTGTAATTTTGATTGCCAGTATTACAGAATAGTTTTTCCGTTTTATCTTGGAAGGAAGTAATCCATAACCTTAAACAACAGTGAgagaattaaattccttaagaacaCATAAGCAACTTGTGGACTTGGAATTATTTTACAATTTGTTTATTTAACTAACTTTCTTTTTCCCTCTGATTTCGAACACAGGAATACTAACAATCTTGAGGAATTTAGTTTGTCGGTTgataacaaagaaagaaaaagacaCGAAGTGGAAGTCGTCTATCAAATGATAGAGcaattttattttgtttgttCGTTCTAGATATTGACGCGCACTTTGCGGCTAGAATACAGAAATGGAATTGTTATACTCCAATTGTTAAAACTTGAGAATATGAGAAAGAAAAACTGAAggattttaaatattaaaagaaaTGGTACTCCAAAAATTATTTATGCCATTACAAAGAATGGATGCACATGGACACTTTGCTGCAACGTTAAGAGATAAGTTTGTGGTGGCCTATTTGATCTTTTGTTCTCAATTCCTGTTTTTCCACAACTTCTCATCATCGTTTATTACTGTGGTTTTTTGATATTTTGGTTCCTTATTTTCCTTACGAAAATGCAATCCAAGTTTTGCATCTTAAAGTATCATGGAACTCAGGGGCGGAGCCATAATGCAGTTTGTGGGTTCGACCGAATCCGATAACTTTTGTTCAAATCTTGTATTTGTATTTAAAAATTcaatgaatatgtacaaaatattaatttagaacccaataacttaaaaTGATTATAATCTCGAACCCATAAGGTTCAAATCCTAGCTCCGGCTCTGATGAAACTAATCTGATGTAAACCAGTCAGTTTCTTTTCTCTTTGTCTTCCATCGTCTAATGCAAAGATATTGGTCAGACTATAACAAAGGTTGTGAGTTTGAACAGGAAAACATATATGATGTGCAATACAGATATTATGGCAAGTGTTAATGGCTGGAAAAATCAGAATTTAATCACTGTAAAATAAAAATAGTGAAGGTGACGATTTAAGAAGAAAGTGACAATATATCGGGTTCTACTTTCTTTACTCttcataattttaatttttaacccTCTGTGATTTATGATATCTTGCTTCTATAAATATTAGGGTAAATGTTTATTATGTAATGATCTCATGTTACAAAATTAGAATTATAATGCATGATTAGGAATAACATGTGTTTGCGGTTAATTTTGTTATTCCTTTGACCAAATGAAAAACTATTAATAGTTGATATATAAATTTAGTAGCATGTATGAATTATGTAAAAGATTATTTCCAAAGTTTGTAAGTTATGAAGTACGCTTACAGTATTAATATTTGGAAATTATTTTGATCATGATATTTTATATGTATATTAATTTGGATCAATAAAGATATACATATGTTAGTTTGATAAGAATAATATATCAAATGTTTAGGGGCCGTAATGATTTAGTTGGAAAGTCatttgaaaagaaaatcaaaatacaTGTGATTTTTCACCCATGTTTTGGAGAAAATTAAAATTTTCGTGATTTTCTACTCCCGTTATGGAGACTAAAATTTTTGTGATTTTCTGCTCCTGCTTCGAGATTAAAATCTGCATGATTTTCTACTCGTTCATTAAGTTAAAGTCTTTGTGACTTTCTACTCATTAGTGGGGATTAAAGTCTAAGTGACTTTCTACTCggtttggagattaaaatctttgTGATTTTCTAATCCAATTTATTATTCGATTTGAAGATTAAAAATTTCATCGTTTATTAGATCCGATATCAGATATTACTCGGTTAGAAGATTAAATTTTTTACCATTTATTAATTTTGGTTGTGTCAGattggtttgaagattaaaaacttcaccATTTATTAATTCTGGCTCTATCATGACACGACAACAGTTCATGTGGTTGGCTCTACAAAGTAATAGGGGCGGCGAATGTGAATCTCTTTATGAAGAAATATGCTTGGAATATTgcattattcatcaaacaactccCCATACACACCCCAATCCAATGGGATTGCAGAAAGAAAGAATCGACCATTAAAGAAGATGACGAATgtcttgttgataagttctggtttaccCTAGAACTTGAAGGGGAAAGCTATTTTTATAGCTAATCGCATACTCAATCGGGTTTCCAATAGCAAGacgcaatccattccatatgaaaaatggaataGAAGGAAACccaacttaaatattttaaagtgtggggatGCTTAGCTAATGTGCAAGTTCCTCACCCCAAACGGGTAAAGATCGAACAAAAAATtattgattgcgttt
It includes:
- the LOC104100305 gene encoding purple acid phosphatase 17-like isoform X1, encoding MVKFSKNSMVLCFWLVIVFVISCTNAVRLKKFDHPTKGDGTLNFLVLGDWGRKGTFNQSHVAHKMGRIGEELNIDFVVSTGDNFYDNGLTGVHDPNFVESFTNIYTAKSLQKQWYSVLGNHDYRGNVEAQLSPCLRKIDRRWLCLRSFIVNAEIAEIFMVDTTPFVQDYFTNPKDHTYDWRGVIPPHTYTANILKDVEKALSESTARWKIVVGHHAIRSVGHHGDTQVLVDRLLPMLRAYNVDFYMNGHDHCLEHISDTESPIQFLTSGAGSKAWRGDVKGLNRADVNFFHDGQGFMSVQLTPTEAKIKYYDVFGRVLHRWNRSKLLHSAI
- the LOC104100305 gene encoding purple acid phosphatase 17-like isoform X2 codes for the protein MSAMMGRIGEELNIDFVVSTGDNFYDNGLTGVHDPNFVESFTNIYTAKSLQKQWYSVLGNHDYRGNVEAQLSPCLRKIDRRWLCLRSFIVNAEIAEIFMVDTTPFVQDYFTNPKDHTYDWRGVIPPHTYTANILKDVEKALSESTARWKIVVGHHAIRSVGHHGDTQVLVDRLLPMLRAYNVDFYMNGHDHCLEHISDTESPIQFLTSGAGSKAWRGDVKGLNRADVNFFHDGQGFMSVQLTPTEAKIKYYDVFGRVLHRWNRSKLLHSAI